Proteins encoded in a region of the Takifugu flavidus isolate HTHZ2018 chromosome 10, ASM371156v2, whole genome shotgun sequence genome:
- the ttk gene encoding dual specificity protein kinase Ttk isoform X2, whose amino-acid sequence MEEEEHTDRKQQLAMLYQKLNKIKKSLHEDDTDNINQVISSNSPESCRSYLMDLEKKGDPYTDGSHLTRLVDSYTRVFSNMPLCKHCENESYARMLVRFAELKVIQDVNEAEANFKVARSHCQNFAFVHIAHAQFEHSQGNTKRAIYILQNALELGAKPKEILETALQSMQGGKSHICSEDKENIQMTSNSNVHDSVKKGSVFQKVSRTSDGTGDLQLYSIFNSGSETYTGSSDDQLPGWKSGSQRKRVVGIPGRVPIVPFSIPENNDDQDDGYISAKNSKRSDASIHNSLSRQTSASSITQGLGLSSSKRDPPDTDLHPQVINPDYCPWEDQAPADSTTTLLHTRDPSKLDDVTGNFDLVVKTNSPESCWAYLTNLERRGNPHTDINLLNKLKDCYSKVFSKLQIQQFSKNVSYAKILVRYAELRGIEDPDEAQDHFIVARSNCKGFAFVHIAHAQFEVSQGNVIKATSILNKAQAMNAKPAQLLEMAISNLKTGAKQLVPSRDEEKEPSSGLPVTFPTAGGNQEVHVPARPVEQPKGPKWEPLSEWKIPTLEKRITPPEPGPISRVPELIPIPSRQHLQSVCQTPNSSSIHNANSFVTPVVKRAPEVPFSAVAPHRTGPAQHPFTPISQTPSFQTPQSSLTSISNESITIKGKQFFVLKMIGRGGSSKVYQVRDHKNQLFAVKYVDLEEADSQTIESYKNEIEHLNHLQQYSDQIIKLYDYEITNSCIYMLMECGNLDLNTWLRNRKTVDPLERKMYWKNMLKAVQTIHNHGIVHSDLKPANFVIVNASLKLIDFGIANRIQPDVTSIMKDSQVGTLNYMPPEAIKDTSSKPGKARSKISPKGDVWSLGCILYCMTYGKTPFQSITNQIAKLQAIIDPSHEIDFPDIPEKDLLDVLKRCLIRNPRERICIAELLEHPYLQLKPQMSPQRVPPCNGDLKKILTDLAALQSPNSLARAVNNLAKMCSSGHRLDVAECAKPPS is encoded by the exons atggaggaagaggagcataCTGATAGAAAACAGCAGCTCGCCATGCTTTATCAAAAGCTGAACAAAATTAAAAAGTCTTTGCATGAAG ATGACACGGACAATATTAACCAGGTTATCAGCTCCAATTCACCCGAATCATGCCGCTCATATTTGATGGACCTGGAGAAGAAGGGGGACCCCTACACAGACGGTAGTCATCTCACCAGGCTGGTTGACTCTTACACCAGAGTATTCTCCAATATGCCACTGTGCAAACATTGTGAGAATGAGAGCTATGCCAGGATGTTGGTTCGATTTGCAGAGCTTAAAGT AATTCAAGACGTCAATGAAGCTGAAGCCAACTTCAAAGTTGCGAGATCCCATTGTCAGAACTTTGCATTTGTCCACATTGCACATGCACAGTTTGAACATTCACAAG GCAACACAAAGAGAGCCATTTACATCTTGCAAAACGCTCTTGAACTGGGTGCAAAACCAAAGGAAATCCTTGAAACGGCTTTGCAGAGTATGCAAGGTGGAAAATCGCACATCTGTTCAGAGGATAAGGAAAATATACAAA TGACTTCGAACAGTAACGTGCATGACTCCGTCAAGAAAGGCTCTGTATTCCAGAAAGTTAGCAGAACTTCTGATGGGACTGGTGACTTGCAGCTCTACAGTATTTTTAATTCTGG GTCAGAGACCTACACCGGGTCATCAGATGACCAGCTTCCAGGCTGGAAATCTGGATCTCAACGAAAGAGAGTTGTTGGCATT CCAGGGAGAGTCCCAATCGTTCCATTTTCTATACCTGAAAATAATGATGATCAAGATGATGGCTATATCAGCGCGAAAAACTCTAaaagaagtgatgcatcaaTCCACAACAGTTTATCAAG GCAAACGTCTGCTTCAAGCATCACTCAAGGGCTCGGGCTGTCATCCTCAAAGAGGGATCCTCCTGATACTGATCTCCAC CCGCAAGTCATCAACCCAGATTATTGCCCATGGGAGGACCAGGCACCTGCTGACTCAACCACTACACTCCTGCACACCAGAGACCCTTCCAAACTGGATG ATGTCACTGGCAACTTCGACCTGGTGGTCAAAACAAACTCCCCTGAGTCATGTTGGGCTTACCTGACGAATCTGGAGAGAAGAGGCAACCCACACACGGACATCAACCTCCTCAATAAACTCAAGGACTGTTATTCTAAAGTCTTTTCCAAGTTACAGATACAGCAATTCAGCAAAAATGTCAGTTATGCCAAGATATTGGTGCGTTATGCAGAGCTCAGAGG gATTGAAGATCCAGATGAAGCGCAGGACCACTTTATTGTTGCTCGATCCAACTGCAAAGGGTTTGCCTTTGTCCACATCGCTCACGCTCAGTTTGAGGTTTCTCAAG gtaATGTGATCAAAGCCACTTCAATCCTAAACAAAGCCCAGGCAATGAATGCCAAACCAGCACAGCTCCTCGAGATGGCCATCAGTAATTTAAAGACTGGGGCAAAACAGTTGGTACCTTCCAGGGATGAGGAAAAGGAACCATCCTCAG GTTTACCGGTCACTTTTCCCACTGCTGGGGGAAACCAGGAAGTGCATGTTCCTGCTCGGCCAGTGGAACAGCCTAAAGGCCCCAAATGGGAACCTCTTTCTGAGTGGAAGATTCCAACCTTG gaaAAGCGCATTACACCCCCTGAGCCCGGACCCATTTCTCGTGTCCCAGAGTTAATACCCATTCCATCCAGACAACACTTACAAAGTGTTTGCCAGACCCCAAACAGCTCTTCCATCCACAATGCAAACAG CTTTGTGACGCCTGTTGTTAAAAGAGCCCCTGAAGTACCATTTTCTGCAGTGGCACCACACAGAACTGGACCAGCTCAGCATCCCTTCACACCAATAAGTCAAACACCGTCTTTCCAAACACCACAG tCTTCATTAACTTCAATTTCAAATGAATCCATCACCATTAAGGGCAAACAGTTCTTTGTTCTTAAGATGATTGGACGTGGTGGTTCCAGCAAG GTCTACCAGGTTCGTGACCACAAGAACCAGCTTTTTGCTGTGAAATATGTTGACCTGGAGGAAGCCGATTCTCAGACTATAGAGAGCTACAAGAATGAGATCGAGCATCTGAATCACCTGCAGCAATACAGCGATCAAATTATTAAGCTATACGACTA TGAGATAACCAACAGCTGCATCTATATGCTGATGGAATGTGGGAACTTGGATCTGAACACTTGGCTGAGAAACCGCAAAACTGTGGATCCCCTGGAGAGAAAGATGTACTGGAAGAACATGCTGAAGGCTGTGCAAACTATCCACAATCATG GTATTGTCCACAGTGACTTGAAGCCAGCGAACTTTGTCATTGTGAATGCTTCACTGAAGTTGATTGACTTTGGCATTGCCAACAGAATCCAGCCTGATGTTACAAGTATTATGAAGGATTCACAG gTTGGAACCCTGAACTACATGCCTCCAGAAGCCATCAAAGACACTTCGTCCAAGCCAGGAAAAGCCCGTTCAaag ATAAGTCCCAAAGGAGATGTGTGGTCCCTTGGATGCATCCTGTACTGCATGACGTATGGAAAAACACCATTCCAAAGCATCACAAATCAGATTGCCAAGCTGCAGGCCATAATTGATCCTTCCCACGAGATTGACTTTCCAGATATACCAGAGAaggacctgctggatgttctgaAG CGGTGTCTGATACGAAACCCCAGAGAGAGAATTTGTATTGCTGAACTGCTGGAGCATCCATACCTTCAGCTAAAACCACAAATGTCACCGCAACGAG TGCCTCCATGTAATGGTGATTTAAAGAAGATCCTGACAGACCTCGCAGCTCTCCAATCTCCAAACAGCCTTGCCCGAGCCGTTAAT AATCTGGCAAAAATGTGCAGCAGCGGCCATAGGTTGGATGTGGCAGAGTGTGCAAAACCGCCCTCTTAA
- the ttk gene encoding dual specificity protein kinase Ttk isoform X1, which translates to MEEEEHTDRKQQLAMLYQKLNKIKKSLHEDDTDNINQVISSNSPESCRSYLMDLEKKGDPYTDGSHLTRLVDSYTRVFSNMPLCKHCENESYARMLVRFAELKVIQDVNEAEANFKVARSHCQNFAFVHIAHAQFEHSQGNTKRAIYILQNALELGAKPKEILETALQSMQGGKSHICSEDKENIQMTSNSNVHDSVKKGSVFQKVSRTSDGTGDLQLYSIFNSGSETYTGSSDDQLPGWKSGSQRKRVVGIPGRVPIVPFSIPENNDDQDDGYISAKNSKRSDASIHNSLSRQTSASSITQGLGLSSSKRDPPDTDLHPQVINPDYCPWEDQAPADSTTTLLHTRDPSKLDDVTGNFDLVVKTNSPESCWAYLTNLERRGNPHTDINLLNKLKDCYSKVFSKLQIQQFSKNVSYAKILVRYAELRGIEDPDEAQDHFIVARSNCKGFAFVHIAHAQFEVSQGNVIKATSILNKAQAMNAKPAQLLEMAISNLKTGAKQLVPSRDEEKEPSSGLPVTFPTAGGNQEVHVPARPVEQPKGPKWEPLSEWKIPTLVSRHVSPEEKRITPPEPGPISRVPELIPIPSRQHLQSVCQTPNSSSIHNANSFVTPVVKRAPEVPFSAVAPHRTGPAQHPFTPISQTPSFQTPQSSLTSISNESITIKGKQFFVLKMIGRGGSSKVYQVRDHKNQLFAVKYVDLEEADSQTIESYKNEIEHLNHLQQYSDQIIKLYDYEITNSCIYMLMECGNLDLNTWLRNRKTVDPLERKMYWKNMLKAVQTIHNHGIVHSDLKPANFVIVNASLKLIDFGIANRIQPDVTSIMKDSQVGTLNYMPPEAIKDTSSKPGKARSKISPKGDVWSLGCILYCMTYGKTPFQSITNQIAKLQAIIDPSHEIDFPDIPEKDLLDVLKRCLIRNPRERICIAELLEHPYLQLKPQMSPQRVPPCNGDLKKILTDLAALQSPNSLARAVNNLAKMCSSGHRLDVAECAKPPS; encoded by the exons atggaggaagaggagcataCTGATAGAAAACAGCAGCTCGCCATGCTTTATCAAAAGCTGAACAAAATTAAAAAGTCTTTGCATGAAG ATGACACGGACAATATTAACCAGGTTATCAGCTCCAATTCACCCGAATCATGCCGCTCATATTTGATGGACCTGGAGAAGAAGGGGGACCCCTACACAGACGGTAGTCATCTCACCAGGCTGGTTGACTCTTACACCAGAGTATTCTCCAATATGCCACTGTGCAAACATTGTGAGAATGAGAGCTATGCCAGGATGTTGGTTCGATTTGCAGAGCTTAAAGT AATTCAAGACGTCAATGAAGCTGAAGCCAACTTCAAAGTTGCGAGATCCCATTGTCAGAACTTTGCATTTGTCCACATTGCACATGCACAGTTTGAACATTCACAAG GCAACACAAAGAGAGCCATTTACATCTTGCAAAACGCTCTTGAACTGGGTGCAAAACCAAAGGAAATCCTTGAAACGGCTTTGCAGAGTATGCAAGGTGGAAAATCGCACATCTGTTCAGAGGATAAGGAAAATATACAAA TGACTTCGAACAGTAACGTGCATGACTCCGTCAAGAAAGGCTCTGTATTCCAGAAAGTTAGCAGAACTTCTGATGGGACTGGTGACTTGCAGCTCTACAGTATTTTTAATTCTGG GTCAGAGACCTACACCGGGTCATCAGATGACCAGCTTCCAGGCTGGAAATCTGGATCTCAACGAAAGAGAGTTGTTGGCATT CCAGGGAGAGTCCCAATCGTTCCATTTTCTATACCTGAAAATAATGATGATCAAGATGATGGCTATATCAGCGCGAAAAACTCTAaaagaagtgatgcatcaaTCCACAACAGTTTATCAAG GCAAACGTCTGCTTCAAGCATCACTCAAGGGCTCGGGCTGTCATCCTCAAAGAGGGATCCTCCTGATACTGATCTCCAC CCGCAAGTCATCAACCCAGATTATTGCCCATGGGAGGACCAGGCACCTGCTGACTCAACCACTACACTCCTGCACACCAGAGACCCTTCCAAACTGGATG ATGTCACTGGCAACTTCGACCTGGTGGTCAAAACAAACTCCCCTGAGTCATGTTGGGCTTACCTGACGAATCTGGAGAGAAGAGGCAACCCACACACGGACATCAACCTCCTCAATAAACTCAAGGACTGTTATTCTAAAGTCTTTTCCAAGTTACAGATACAGCAATTCAGCAAAAATGTCAGTTATGCCAAGATATTGGTGCGTTATGCAGAGCTCAGAGG gATTGAAGATCCAGATGAAGCGCAGGACCACTTTATTGTTGCTCGATCCAACTGCAAAGGGTTTGCCTTTGTCCACATCGCTCACGCTCAGTTTGAGGTTTCTCAAG gtaATGTGATCAAAGCCACTTCAATCCTAAACAAAGCCCAGGCAATGAATGCCAAACCAGCACAGCTCCTCGAGATGGCCATCAGTAATTTAAAGACTGGGGCAAAACAGTTGGTACCTTCCAGGGATGAGGAAAAGGAACCATCCTCAG GTTTACCGGTCACTTTTCCCACTGCTGGGGGAAACCAGGAAGTGCATGTTCCTGCTCGGCCAGTGGAACAGCCTAAAGGCCCCAAATGGGAACCTCTTTCTGAGTGGAAGATTCCAACCTTGGTCAGTCGGCACGTTTCTCCAGAG gaaAAGCGCATTACACCCCCTGAGCCCGGACCCATTTCTCGTGTCCCAGAGTTAATACCCATTCCATCCAGACAACACTTACAAAGTGTTTGCCAGACCCCAAACAGCTCTTCCATCCACAATGCAAACAG CTTTGTGACGCCTGTTGTTAAAAGAGCCCCTGAAGTACCATTTTCTGCAGTGGCACCACACAGAACTGGACCAGCTCAGCATCCCTTCACACCAATAAGTCAAACACCGTCTTTCCAAACACCACAG tCTTCATTAACTTCAATTTCAAATGAATCCATCACCATTAAGGGCAAACAGTTCTTTGTTCTTAAGATGATTGGACGTGGTGGTTCCAGCAAG GTCTACCAGGTTCGTGACCACAAGAACCAGCTTTTTGCTGTGAAATATGTTGACCTGGAGGAAGCCGATTCTCAGACTATAGAGAGCTACAAGAATGAGATCGAGCATCTGAATCACCTGCAGCAATACAGCGATCAAATTATTAAGCTATACGACTA TGAGATAACCAACAGCTGCATCTATATGCTGATGGAATGTGGGAACTTGGATCTGAACACTTGGCTGAGAAACCGCAAAACTGTGGATCCCCTGGAGAGAAAGATGTACTGGAAGAACATGCTGAAGGCTGTGCAAACTATCCACAATCATG GTATTGTCCACAGTGACTTGAAGCCAGCGAACTTTGTCATTGTGAATGCTTCACTGAAGTTGATTGACTTTGGCATTGCCAACAGAATCCAGCCTGATGTTACAAGTATTATGAAGGATTCACAG gTTGGAACCCTGAACTACATGCCTCCAGAAGCCATCAAAGACACTTCGTCCAAGCCAGGAAAAGCCCGTTCAaag ATAAGTCCCAAAGGAGATGTGTGGTCCCTTGGATGCATCCTGTACTGCATGACGTATGGAAAAACACCATTCCAAAGCATCACAAATCAGATTGCCAAGCTGCAGGCCATAATTGATCCTTCCCACGAGATTGACTTTCCAGATATACCAGAGAaggacctgctggatgttctgaAG CGGTGTCTGATACGAAACCCCAGAGAGAGAATTTGTATTGCTGAACTGCTGGAGCATCCATACCTTCAGCTAAAACCACAAATGTCACCGCAACGAG TGCCTCCATGTAATGGTGATTTAAAGAAGATCCTGACAGACCTCGCAGCTCTCCAATCTCCAAACAGCCTTGCCCGAGCCGTTAAT AATCTGGCAAAAATGTGCAGCAGCGGCCATAGGTTGGATGTGGCAGAGTGTGCAAAACCGCCCTCTTAA